In one Gadus morhua chromosome 15, gadMor3.0, whole genome shotgun sequence genomic region, the following are encoded:
- the vax1 gene encoding ventral anterior homeobox 1 — protein sequence MEVRYGQERDTMVLKSVLKEGKEGKETTGSLSKSLLKEPQDSFSGSGTGESCENTRGGTGDPDYCRRILVRDAKGSIREIILPKGLDLDRPKRTRTSFTAEQLYRLEMEFQRCQYVVGRERTELARQLNLSETQVKVWFQNRRTKQKKDQGKDSELRSVVSETAATCSVLRLLEHGRLLTPPGLPGLMPHCGGPGGGGGGSLGAALRGPSLSGNGGLLGGGGGGLGGGGGSARAAGGSPPLPVVSSSGTVVGGGGGGGASTHGLFSFPMPSLLGGVAGRIAGSPLAMAGSLAGNLQELSARYLSSSAFEPYSRTNGKEALDKKLLE from the exons ATGGAGGTGCGGTACGGGCAGGAGAGAGACACTATGGTGCTGAAGAGCGTCCtgaaggaggggaaggagggcaAGGAGACGACGGGAAGCCTCTCCAAGAGCCTCCTGAAGGAGCCGCAGGATTCCTTTTCTGGCTCCGGGACGGGGGAGAGCTGCGAAAACACCCGGGGGGGCACAGGAGACCCTGACTACTGCCGACGCATCTTGGTCCGAG ATGCAAAGGGCTCCATCAGGGAGATCATCCTGCCCAAAGGTCTGGACCTGGACCGGCCCAAGCGCACGCGTACCTCCTTCACGGCGGAGCAGCTCTACCGTCTGGAGATGGAGTTCCAGCGGTGCCAGTACGTGGTGGGCCGCGAGCGTACCGAGCTGGCCCGCCAGCTCAACCTGTCTGAGACCCAG GTGAAGGTATGGTTCCAGAACCGGCGCACCAAGCAGAAGAAGGACCAGGGCAAGGACTCAGAGCTGCGGTCGGTGGTGTCGGAGACAGCCGCCACCTGCAGCGTGCTGCGGCTGCTGGAGCACGGCCGGCTGCTCACCCCCCCGGGGCTCCCGGGCCTGATGCCCCACTGCGGAggccccggcggcggcggcggaggttCCCTGGGGGCGGCGCTCAGGGGCCCCTCCCTCAGCGGCAACGGGGGCCTCCTgggcgggggtggaggaggcctGGGAGGAGGCGGTGGGAGCGCGCGGGCCGCCGGCGGGAGCCCCCCGTTGCCCGTGGTCAGCAGCTCGGGTACGGTGGTggggggcggcggtggggggggcgCGTCCACACACGGGCTCTTCAGCTTCCCCATGCCCTCGCTGCTGGGAGGCGTGGCCGGACGCATCGCCGGCAGCCCGCTCGCCATGGCCGGCTCGCTGGCGGGAAACCTGCAGGAACTGTCGGCGCGCTACCTGAGCTCGTCGGCGTTCGAGCCGTACTCGCGGACCAATGGCAAGGAGGCCTTGGACAAGAAGCTCCTGGAATGA